A portion of the Rubritalea squalenifaciens DSM 18772 genome contains these proteins:
- a CDS encoding HIT family protein: MAFTIPEHLIVHRAKHWTINHRVDTDMPGYLMIGAADSQVERFQDISEEASLELGTLIVQATRYVEEELQPKRVFCSRYGYDDGHSVHFHVIPIYAWLEEAFLQDPEYSKLFCDGSSLTLFLWREYIEAENKRPIHGPSVQEAIARVKTRFEPR; this comes from the coding sequence ATGGCCTTCACCATTCCTGAACACCTCATCGTCCACCGGGCAAAGCACTGGACCATCAATCACCGCGTGGACACGGACATGCCGGGCTACCTCATGATCGGGGCCGCCGATAGCCAGGTGGAGCGCTTCCAGGACATCAGCGAGGAAGCATCGCTGGAGCTTGGCACGCTGATCGTGCAGGCCACCAGGTACGTGGAGGAAGAGCTGCAGCCGAAGAGGGTCTTCTGCAGCCGCTACGGTTACGACGACGGGCATTCGGTGCATTTCCACGTGATCCCCATCTATGCCTGGCTGGAGGAGGCATTCCTGCAGGACCCAGAGTACTCCAAACTCTTCTGCGATGGCTCCAGCCTCACCCTCTTCCTCTGGAGGGAATACATTGAAGCGGAAAACAAGAGACCCATCCACGGCCCCAGCGTGCAGGAAGCCATCGCGCGGGTGAAAACCCGGTTTGAGCCAAGGTGA
- a CDS encoding S24 family peptidase, with protein sequence MKITNSVRASILSGIRNKGINQSDLAAHLGFQKNWATRLFNGTLKTLSEENVDKICEYLGITLTKVTSSGEPVSPLALQLGKAMEENEHLAMALDHLARYTEDHHSSYTLPYIPTEDLIAFGQEMVRAAHEDPGKPGKVGRIGVVYIASILEKLSEAKRQETRRASATTTASPPASGHHLLPCIGSLSAGSALYTEPFRWEDEPKQFIRVDRSYPDDHFAVQVCGDSMEPGIPDSSLIVMKRVHPGEETEGKIYAVCEGGGMVLKRLISKSGQWYLHSTNPKYPEYQPLDDSIIQALFVDIC encoded by the coding sequence ATGAAAATCACGAACTCAGTACGCGCCTCCATCCTTTCTGGCATAAGGAACAAGGGGATCAACCAGTCCGATCTAGCGGCCCACCTGGGCTTCCAGAAGAACTGGGCCACGCGCCTTTTCAACGGCACCCTGAAGACCCTGAGCGAGGAAAATGTGGATAAAATCTGCGAGTATCTGGGCATCACCCTGACAAAAGTTACCTCTTCCGGGGAACCAGTATCCCCGCTCGCCCTGCAGCTGGGCAAGGCCATGGAGGAGAACGAGCACCTGGCCATGGCGCTGGACCACCTGGCCCGCTACACGGAGGACCACCATTCCTCCTACACCCTGCCCTACATCCCCACCGAGGACCTCATCGCCTTCGGCCAGGAAATGGTGCGCGCCGCCCACGAGGACCCGGGCAAACCCGGCAAGGTGGGCCGCATCGGCGTGGTCTACATCGCCAGCATCCTGGAAAAGCTCAGCGAGGCCAAGCGCCAGGAAACCCGCCGCGCCTCCGCCACCACCACGGCCAGCCCCCCCGCCAGCGGCCATCACCTGCTGCCCTGCATCGGCTCCCTCTCCGCCGGCTCCGCCCTCTATACCGAACCCTTCCGCTGGGAGGACGAACCCAAGCAGTTCATCCGCGTGGACCGCAGCTACCCGGACGACCACTTCGCCGTGCAGGTCTGCGGAGACAGCATGGAACCCGGAATCCCGGACTCCTCCCTCATCGTCATGAAACGCGTCCACCCCGGCGAGGAAACCGAGGGCAAGATCTACGCCGTCTGCGAGGGCGGCGGCATGGTGCTCAAGCGCCTGATCAGCAAGTCCGGCCAATGGTACCTCCACAGCACCAACCCCAAGTACCCCGAGTACCAACCCCTCGACGACTCCATCATCCAGGCCCTCTTCGTGGACATTTGTTGA
- a CDS encoding DUF1376 domain-containing protein: MPKKKSPAFQFYPKDYLCSDSVMQMSMQAQGAYMRMLCKCWLSGTLPADAKKIAVLIGFPTMTRAVREAMQLFTVDPDDPERLRHDRLDEEREKQKKNSRARAVAAKLRWVENNDSEQVETKSETLSEENPSTTGDTEDQGDAIASVLHPQIDANAEQMVCTTTTSSSPTTVVVEREKKKRRRRAPKESDCEVYARSRAPDEWKEFAGSVGREFYGVYAGQDWYKQTGEDLLSNKKWKYVLQVRLEAELRKENERGKRYTQRKKHAAGDRKTGGSGSTDKQPQRDKAGAGISVRSL; this comes from the coding sequence ATGCCTAAGAAGAAATCACCCGCATTCCAGTTTTACCCGAAGGACTACCTCTGCTCAGACAGCGTCATGCAAATGAGCATGCAGGCCCAGGGCGCGTACATGCGCATGCTCTGCAAGTGCTGGCTCAGCGGCACCCTCCCGGCGGATGCCAAGAAGATCGCCGTCCTGATCGGCTTCCCCACCATGACCCGCGCAGTGAGAGAGGCCATGCAGCTCTTCACCGTGGACCCGGATGACCCGGAAAGACTGCGTCACGATCGCCTGGATGAGGAGCGCGAGAAGCAAAAGAAGAACTCGCGAGCGCGTGCCGTCGCCGCGAAACTGCGCTGGGTAGAAAATAATGACTCCGAGCAAGTCGAGACAAAGTCTGAAACACTTTCTGAGGAAAACCCCTCTACTACGGGGGATACAGAGGATCAGGGGGATGCAATTGCATCCGTTTTGCATCCGCAAATCGATGCAAACGCGGAGCAAATGGTATGCACTACTACTACATCTTCATCTCCAACTACGGTAGTAGTTGAGAGAGAGAAGAAAAAAAGGCGACGGCGTGCGCCGAAGGAATCCGATTGCGAGGTCTATGCACGCAGTCGTGCCCCGGACGAGTGGAAGGAATTTGCAGGCAGCGTAGGCAGGGAGTTCTACGGCGTCTACGCCGGGCAGGATTGGTACAAGCAGACAGGAGAGGATCTCCTCTCTAACAAAAAATGGAAATACGTGCTCCAGGTCAGGCTGGAGGCAGAACTCAGAAAGGAAAACGAACGTGGCAAACGCTATACGCAAAGAAAAAAACATGCAGCAGGTGATCGAAAAACTGGAGGCAGCGGCAGCACAGACAAGCAGCCGCAGAGGGACAAGGCAGGGGCAGGCATCAGCGTCCGCTCGCTATAG